CAGGAACGCTTTGAGGTGTGTGGGTgataaatacaacaatatacacaaaaatataaaatacaataatttgaaaaatatatatttttttctttgaatggAAGAAAGAACTTTGCTGACCATCCTCCTTGTCTTTATTTCCCTTAGGAGTGATTTAACctttttctcatgttttgaACCTGTTCAAACCACAGAGCCACAAACACAAATGGGAGTCACTTCTAGATCGAATGCAATGGGCGGAGGAGAATGGAGACttgaatttaaaacaacactctTTATCCTGGCTTTAATATAAGTGTTTGTCCCCACTTCTTTTCACGGCAGGAGGCGGAAAACACAATGAGGATGATGCAGAACGTattgaaggaggaggagagggatcTGACAAAGAGCTCCTGTGAGATAACCTATcatgaaaccaaaacaataatctCAAAATCACAACCTCTGTTATGAACTCACACACTTGTCCCATGATATGTGGTTTCTGCAGTAAAGGACGATGATTCTGACATGGACGTGCCAGAAGACGAAGGTTCAGATAGCGACGTGGAAGAGTGTCGACCTTCAAAGCCACGGCCCACACGGAACGGCATCATGACAGGTAATCAGATAAAGGGTAGCCATGTCCTTGTGATCAACCGTGGAAGAACTAGGCCTATTGGTTATTATATGCATTGTTTCCCACTTGTATGATTCGGATCTCTTTAATATCTGCGGCTCTCAAAAAATCAATACCCAATCTATTAAAACTCCTCATCAAACCTGTTGACTATTTTTGCACCATAGGAAGAGGAGCACGATTCATCGGTACCATGCAGGGCGGTGATAGTGATGAGGTTAGTACTGTTAAAGCAACATTAATACAATATGTatacctttttcttctttaattaaTCCTGATGTTGCAAGCATGTCTTAAATTACAttgaatcattttgtttttattttactagcAATGGCCCTGAATATCACCTAGTGCTGTCTCTCTTGTCACTTAAAGTATCCTGTGCACCACCTCTGATCAGTTTCAAGTCCCTTTTGGGTTttcattttatactttattccgtgtcttatttttctctttcattcgctttttatttaaaaagcccTCCTTAGCTTTTTCTAGAAGGTCAATCCCTCGTGCCAAAAAACAACGGAAAGGAAAGGTTTGTGCAGGACGGGGAGCTACTGTAGTTTACTTCTtgatcctctgtgtgtttaaaggaAAAATCCATTCTCTGATGCCTTCAGGATTGTTTACACCATCAAATCCGTCCCATTGCTTAGTCCCTGTTGTAGTTGGTAAGAAATTGgtccttttttaatatttttttaaacattattgaaGTGTTGGGAATggatttttactttaaattatgTTAAGCTGGTCCTCAATAGTTATCTGGCTCCAGGTAGACAAATCCCAGTTCACTGTTAAATCATTATTCCCTTGGTATGTATTCACTACAGCCAAAGAGATTAATTTGGTTAGATCTGTCTGATTTTACACTTTGTTTGTGAGACATTAGCTGGTTCAGTGTGTAGTTAAATGAGAAATATGTCCATTCCTTTTATAGTTCCACATTGCAAGTTGAATAATTATCCAGTAATAATCTGACTGGACTCTAAAAACGTTGATATTTTAGTAAACTGCCTGCCTACTGTTTCAGACTGAAGACAGCGAGATTGATGTggacgaggaggatgaggaagatgatgaaggcgaggaagaggagagcaAGGATTTGGAGGACGACAGTCTTGAGGGCCCAGTGTCCAGGGGTGCTCGCCCTTCCAAGGGGGTCATGAGACCACCTCTGCTGGAGGAGAGCGATAATGATTTCTGAATAATTACAGATGAGATCCAGCTGTTTATGCTTTCAGCTCAGATAAACTATCTATTCGATAAAGatgtgcattatttattatgttcaatcatgttgtttttgcaaCATAAGGAATCACTATAGGTCAaatttttgtaatatttgtgtAAACTTTATAccttaataaaatataaaacatgtaatgtCAATTCTCTTTCACATGACTTTTATGATAACAGAATACATTTCTATTCGTTTAAGAGTCAGTCATATATTGGAGCTCAGTATTTtggttttatgaaatgttggtTAATCAGTAACTACTGAATTACTTTTAGTTgacaatatgttttaaaatgatgctgAAGGCTTTATAAAAGCACTTCATTGTtagattttgaatttgaatggGATACCAGACCTAAATAACGGACCCTGTTAATACAATGagttaaaatgtgttcagacatatgttgtttaaatatattttttgctttaGGTGTTTTTAATGTGGCACCAataatgccttgttttatttgatttaagtttaATGTTCCTAATTGGAAGAAATTCACTTTTTTGACATTTAGATCCACATTCTACACTCTATACCTGCGTAGTATTGTTCGAAAAGCTACTgttgcagtaaaagtacaatgttTTACTCATAATATAGTGCAGTTAACATTTCTTTGTTCTCAAAACATGTGGTTTCACCTCTTGGTTGAGAGTCATCTGCATCTTTGATATGTAACCATAGGAGACCCTGCGTCATCAGAGTGCGCACAGGTTTCAGAAAAGGAGGTGGCAGATGCCTCTTCGAAACAACACTCAACTGTCGTCTACTTAGCAGCGGTTTTTCATCTCGTACTGGTATGAAAGCGGGTTTAAACAATGTGTATTGTGATCATCATCATGTTAACTTCATGTTGCCTACATGTATATAGTGAAAGGACGGCTTATTGATAAGAAAACCTGGCTTGTTGTTCAGGCTAACATCAGCTAGCTATAGCTAACTGGCTAAAGCTACACAAACAAGAAACACTGCTgtcatttgtgtcattttagaGAGATTAGTTATGGCTTCGTTAACTTCCAActgttctgttttgtgtttgcaaatCCATGTTTTCAAACTGATGCTCAGATAGGGTAGTCATCTAACAGGACTAATGATGGTATTCCGTTAACTTAAATTATTGCAACGTAAACTGTTTTAATGTATGTAGAACATGTTAGAATACAACAGTGTTACATGTATATCTTAGAACAGCCGTCTCAGATTAAATCTAATATAAAATACTGCATGTTAAAATAGTCATTGTTGGGTTGTAATATGTAGGGGATGAACACAagaaattaaactaaaatatataatgtaaggtaagataagatgaaatatactgtatggGTCCCAATTTGGGAATTCATTTCGTATGTAGCAGCATGTCACCAAGGCGTGCACACTATGTGGAAATGAAAAGtagtacaaaataaatagacataaacataaaatatacacatatcaaaatagaaaaaaaactgatcttaaatatatatgcatAATGACAGTGGAAGATATGTATCTCAAGACTGTCAAATATACACTATGAAGGTCCATTACAGCTAATGTAGAGTATGTTTAAATCATTGTAACGAAAACTGGCTATATCAGTATTCATTATCAACCTTATAAAGAACCTGTTAGTCATCTATTCTGAtttgcatcttgtttttttccttggCTATCAGCTAAAGAGCAGCTGTTGGGATGCCAAAGAAGTTCCAGGGCGAGAACTCCAAGGCGGCCACAGCTAAAGCCCGCAAGGCTGAGGCCAAGGCAGAGGCAGACGCCCGCAAgaagcagcaggaagaggatgCTCTGTGGCAGGAGACAGACAAACATGTTCTGAAGAAAGGGCAGAGAAAGGTGAGCCATATCCTCAGTTTAGGTAGTGTCAAACTAGTCGTGGATTTAAGAATTTCCTATGACGTGTTATCACCATGATACTTCTTGGATGATGTGCATATAGTCTGTTTATTTTAAGCTGAAGTTGAAACATCGGATGGGATTACATGATTGTTATCCTCAGTGGgacattgttttgttgcatCACCTAGCAGTTACGGAACAAAAAATTGTAATGAAGAAGCAATATAGTATACTTACTGTAATCAGCATACAAGCAGTTACTTGTTCTTTGTATATCTTGTGCAACCAGACAACCTCGCAATAACATAATGCATATTTGTGATTGCTTTTAGATGGGGAGGGAAATTCATTTGGCAATATGTACTGTACTGGACATACTTTAGCTATCACTGCCTTACTAAGATTCCTAACTCTGAGCTTGACTCCACTCTACATCTTTTCAATTATATGCACAAGGGATAGGACCACAGTAGACAATCTTGTAGAGAATCAACAGGGGAAATTATTTGTATATCTTCGTTAACCTCGTAGTATTAGGGTgattgctgtatttatttaattaaatgatgaatGTAATGGGGAACATCAGTTGCATTCGTTTAATAGTTAAATGATTGTATGTGTcaaaatacatgtagtggatgAGGTTCTTTTAAAGTGTGACGAGACAGCTTCCTGTCATTGCaggatgaaaaagagaaaaagaggctCGAGCTTcttgagaggaaaaaagaaaaccaacgTCTTCTCGATGAGGAGGCCGCCACCATAAAAGGCAAAGCCCAGAGGGAGGCAAGCGAAAGAGTAACTCGTGCCCAAATTGAGGAGGTGCTTCAGAACGAGCTACAGCAACTGAAGGAGCAAGAGCTCAAGCCAAAAGGTACATTTCAGGTTTAAACTGACCTCAGAAGTGTGCTGGTTAATATAAATAGGAAACATGATTTGAGATACAATCCAGCAGCATTGGATGTTAAGAGACTCAAACCAGTACATTTTCTTGATCatcaaataacatttattcCTACAGAAAAGAGCCACCTGGAAACTCCACTGGAAGAGAACGTAAACAGGATTATCCCTGAGGAAGGAACCATTGAAGCCCGATCAATAGAAGATGCCATCGCTGTGCTCAGGTACGTTTTATACTGTGTGGGACATCTTTTTGTTACTAAGGGTTTCTCTGATCCCCACTGCAAAGCATACATTGCTTTATTGTCTATATTACTCTAAATCACACCATTAATTAAGAAATGAACACCATAATGTTTTGTTGAAGACTTGAAACTTagattgagaccataaactaatctgaaaaatgtttaatgaggTCATAAAGTGAGAAGTAAAGTTATTTTCTATATAATCAGACTTCTTTTTCAAACCGATGAATTAATCTACCGCTAAATATATGATATCCTTTAGGTTGAAGGCATTCCtgcattgttttaattttgcagACCAGAAGGTTGTCACTTTGGGCAGAGtcgcacagaaacacacacaacacacacacacctgtgtatAGACACAAAAAAGAACCTGGGATCAGAATCAAACAatcaattttatttaaagtgcagAATCACCATGAAGCATGGTCCCAATACACTTTACAGTTAATACATACAGCAATCAATCAGTTGTCAGTCTTGATTTAAAGATTTCAACTGACCGTGCTTCTTTAACGTTTAATGGAAGGCCATTCCAGAGATAAGGGGCACGTAGGCAAATGCTCTGAAGCCAACTGACTTTTTGTTAACTTGTGGAGACCAGCAGAATTGCTTGTTGACCGACACAGAGAATCACTTCAAATGACCCTGTGACCGGTGATTGGATCAGACGATAGCCTGCACAACAGGACTTTCCTTActgattgttttgttgttgatttgcCATAATTATATCCTCTTCTCCCATCTCCAGCACCGGGCCAGATGACACCGACCACCATCCGGAGCGGAGGATGAAAGCAGCGTATGCTGCCTATGAGGAAGCCAACATGCCTCGCCTAAAACAGGAGAACCCCAACATGAGGCTGTCGCAGCTGAAGCAACAGTTAAAAAAGGAGTGGATGAAATCACCAGAAAACCCCCTGAACCAACGCTTTGCCAACTACAACTCAAAGTGAACGCACTCCTATCCCCATAGCCCCTTTGAAAACTGTCTGCCTATGAACATAGGATAGACTGCCAttgaaaacataattatttcatttaaaaattaGTGTCGCGGAGGAGGGCTCCACCATCTTTCCCATCAGAAACAATCTTTCCAAAGCCAGGGGACTCGGCTTGGTTTGTTCCATTCACAATGAGTCTAATGTGTCACTTAAACATCCATTTCATTGAattacatacttttttttagcACTTCTTGGGAGACGGGGAGCCAGGTGATTTGAAAGTAACTTATTAAAGTTCACCCCACGATGGAAAATAtctctttttgcttttaaatgcaaGACTTCTCCTTCTGTGTTGTAAGTAGGCACACTTAacgaggcacacacacacacacatatcacaaAAAAATTCTACCTGCTGCGCATTGCTTATTCTGGGTTACACGTTACCACTTACATAGGGAGAAAGCTGACTATATTTGTATGTCCAGGGTAAACGGTGATCACCATTCATCAGCAACATGTGGGGCTTCACAGTAGATATGGCTGCTAATTAGTTTTTTCTCTGCTTCTAGTTAATTTGGCAAGTTGGCAAAACAGTTTctttaaatgagttttttttttttgcgtaaATAGCAAAACAAGTTTAGCCTTGAACATTGAAGCGTCTGTCACCAGTGGATGAAGAATCATTAAGactgaacaaatacacatacaaTACCAAGATACCTGCACTGTCTTTGCTTTTAGGCATAAAACAACAATGGCCAACTCTGTCACATTGAATCGAAGATGGCTGGATAGCCAAGTTGGAGTAAATGCCTTTTTCTCTTACCTTAAGCacacattttttcacttttttttttactggctAGCCTTGTCAGTGCCTTGTATAATCGCTAGCTTTTATCCTGTTAACATGAAATATATGGCACTGTTATGTCAACAACATATCCTTTACCAATTTTCATGGCCCGGACAGTGGCTGAATTCGGCCTCCCTTATCTCAAATAGCAGACACTTTCGCTTTTTTGTATTTGGGTGGTGACTGCTCAAACCACAGCTGTGGTAAGTGTGGGCtcgaacaaaaacaaacaacttaagTCAAGTTTACTCAACAACACAATGACAATTATGGAAATACTTGTCCAGCATTATTcatttgagatttttatttgacagttaTGGAAATGATTATAGCATTTGATTTACTTCAGCATGCAGTAACATCTATGGTGTCCAGTGCTGCTGTTGGTCACAAAGGTTTTCTCCAGCACAgcaacattcacacactgagcTGCTGACGCAGCAAGCTGTAGGCTTTGTAGGTTTGTGTGATGCCAGAtggagaaacagaaagcagcaacGAAGATTGAGCTTTATCAGTATCAAAATGTAAGTAACATAGGTAGAAAAAGATAATTTGGGAAATGGGAGAGGACCTCACTATAAGGCTCTTTCCACAAGCCTGACATTAAGAGGTAAAATACAGATAGTGTTGTCAATTACAGAtttaacatttatgtttttgggGCCAACAATCAAGAAATTCATAACGTTTTAAATTGCTTGTACTTTAAAAGGATTCAGATGTGATTAATTTTGTAtatctaaaaaaacaataagtaCTTGGTGGAGAAACAACAAGACTCCTGCCTACTGAGTCAAGATTTTGAACATCATTggtgtttcattaatattacatttgtattcaaaatactttattggtCCCATGCGGAGCACTCAGAGGCAAGCGACTGCAAAAATACAGACAATTCATGTACTGtacaatggaaaaaatatatactagTATGATTAATgtgttaaaaagaaatacacatggAGAAAAAAGGTCTAACATACAAGGGCATGCATGAGGTGAACTGAATGTGCTACAATTGATCTCAAATAATTTTAGAAATGAGATTAGCAACAACAATCTTTTAATCTTGACAAAGAGATTTAAAAGGGTGATTTAAACCagcaaataacaacaaaaaactcaaaatagttTTGATACAAGAACAATAACACATCAATATTTTCTGGTCTGTTTCCAGTAGTTCAAATTATGGGCCAATTGAGATGCTGCTTAGCCATTTTAACAATGACATCTCTACTTCTACTTAATCCAAATATGTAATCACAACGTTTTTCTCAAAGTATAGGTAGGTCTGGACAGTTTCAACAACTGTGCTGTTTATTACTGTCTGAAGAATTTGATTTCccttgttttgacatttttaaaatctgtcacACCAGTCCACAAATTCAGTGTTCTGACTGACCAAGAAGAGACACAACACTATGATcagcacattttacaatatgttAATTCTTTTATTTACTAAGACAGTTGTTTCAatacaacataaacatttttttcagcaGAAAGGACTCAACCCTGGGGGTAATATATTGATTCATAGAATTATTACAAAGTTGTTCATGTTGTTACATTTGTTAGGACACATCTGAGGGACTTTGCACTCATTCAGAACCAAATCTAAAAAAAGGAGACTTTTGTCCGGCCAGTCTGTTGTGGCGGAGGAGATAAGAGCTCATCATGCAAAGGCCTTTAAATCAAAGAGCTTCAATGACAAGTTCAACTGaccttttatttccctttttgcaTTGAAAGAGAAGCTGTCTCATTTCTTTTCCCATAGCAACCAATCGGTCCACTCCCATTTTAAAGGGATTTCTTTGAGCCTGTGCGTGTGATGTTCCGCTGTTACATTCTGTTCTGATGTtccaggtttttgtttttctgcatccTAACCTGTTGATGCTCCCTCCCACTCTAGGCCATTTGCATGGCAACCCTTTACCAggccagctgctgctgcccttttctttcttcatgTTGAATTCTAATCATTACTTTCAAAGGAAAGCGTCTCCAAAGCTCCTTTATCAAGTGTTCGTACTGGGAGGAGGCAAGCCGCTGTCCAGCACTCACTCAGGCTGCTCTTCTTCTCAACGCTGTTGTCTAAACCGGGAACATCTCCAATTTGCTTTTTCAAAACTTGAGAAATAGAACTTTGGAAAAAGAAGGTAAGGATAACTACTAGTGGGGATTTgttcatgtattttaatatttatgtatatattaaagGGAACATTCTTAAAAATAGGATGTTAATTGGAGTTGAAGGGTTAAAGTCTTAAATAAGACAACCACCATTTGGAATAATTAGGTTCAATctcaaagatttatttttagcaATCTTTGAAAATTATACCTTATTTGTAAAGCACATGAGTATTAACTACAGGAACTACAATGTTCATGATTTAATCTTAATTAAATGTTCTTATATTTCCTCCAATTTATAAAGGGTGAACATCAATTTTATTTGCAGGATTAAAATAATGTACCCATCGTTTTTGTTTCAAGCTTTAGGACTTTCATGACATTTGTTATGAAAAAAAGGACCAACAGCACCTTTCTTAAAAAGGATTGTGGGTCTCAGTTGTTCAATAAAGATCAATGACTAACAGtaaaaatgaccaaataatAGATAAGACTGAATAATTCTAAATCGTGAATGTCTTTCCTCGAATAATAGTTAAATATATGAAACAGACAAGAATTATTTTATGAGCTTTTCTGTGTCCAGTAGACAAACGTAAGAGGGTGTCACATCTGTGTTTGACAGAATTTTTCACATCATAACCAGCTGAACAAACACTTTGATTACACTAATTGTTGAatttttaaatagtaaaataatGCAGCAGATTATTAGAAAAACTATTTCTAAagcaatgtaaacatttttagtAAAATGTTTGCCCACTTTTGCATGTTTCTGCCTGCATCCTTTAATGCAGCTCTGGTTTTGAACTAATTTATGAACAATATTTGTGGCAAAAtaagggaaaagaaaacaaaagttgGTGGATACTATCCATTTACTCTTTTCTTTCCAGTTGGATGTGAACATTTCTCTCTGTGATGTTATTTTAGCTCTTCAGTGATGCCATGAGGTTGATTTTGGTCAAACCCACCAACGCAACCCGACGTCTGGACTCAACAGCGGAAGTGTTCCATGATGGGGACCACGAGCATTGTACCTCAGGAGGTCCAGCTCCACTGACAAAAACTCCTGATGGGGTGCGTGATCGATACTCAGGTACCTCTGTTGAAGCATCCTCTTCACTGCATGAGACGAGTCACGAAAGATCTAACGGGATCAGTCCAACGAGAGATTCAGCACGAAACCTAACCTTATCACAGCTGAGCGATCAGGACTGGCTGCTGCTTTGTGGCCAGGTTAGCAGCGTAGGAGATGATTCACCCTTAGTGGGGAGAGCAGGGACCAGTGTGCATCATCCAAACTATGACAGGTGTGGTTGTTCCTGTACGGATTCTAGCCAACATCTAGAGGCTTCTAGTTTTAATCCGCATTCAAAACAGGGCACGGTCCAGGATGATAGTCTCATGAGAGTTTCAAACAAGAGAAGCCTTTCATCTTCCCCACACACCCTGCCTTTCTCTCACCCTAGCACCCAAGCTTCAACCACTTGCCAGGTCTTACCACAGCAAACAAACCAAAGGGATCTTTTAAAACCTGACACAAACCATACACAGGATAACTTCCTCCCCCTCCAGTACAGAGACCAAGAAGGTCCAAAGGAGCAGTTTCAGCAACAGTCTTGCAATAATTTTAGACTTAGAGACAGCAACCAAGCAACTTTATTCAACATTCCTTTGAACTCCATTGAATGTGCTGAGAGAATTCAGAAGCCtgctgtcactgcagatctCAACTGGAGAGAGCTTTTTGGCAAAGAGCCGCTTTTTGTTCAGCAACGTCAAAAGTGCGACTCTCGCTGCTCAATGAGTGCTGATCAGACCAGCAAGAAACCTGGAGAACCCTCCATCGTCCGCAA
This DNA window, taken from Eleginops maclovinus isolate JMC-PN-2008 ecotype Puerto Natales chromosome 9, JC_Emac_rtc_rv5, whole genome shotgun sequence, encodes the following:
- the ccdc124 gene encoding coiled-coil domain-containing protein 124, with the translated sequence MPKKFQGENSKAATAKARKAEAKAEADARKKQQEEDALWQETDKHVLKKGQRKDEKEKKRLELLERKKENQRLLDEEAATIKGKAQREASERVTRAQIEEVLQNELQQLKEQELKPKEKSHLETPLEENVNRIIPEEGTIEARSIEDAIAVLSTGPDDTDHHPERRMKAAYAAYEEANMPRLKQENPNMRLSQLKQQLKKEWMKSPENPLNQRFANYNSK